Proteins co-encoded in one Equus quagga isolate Etosha38 unplaced genomic scaffold, UCLA_HA_Equagga_1.0 102376_RagTag, whole genome shotgun sequence genomic window:
- the LOC124232678 gene encoding alpha-(1,3)-fucosyltransferase 7-like encodes MAVSVWSLGNPELGGWGLWLSPMRQPLFAWHGPTQRLRALVSLAGVALLMALWLLWLFQSSPGGAPMPQPTLTILIWHWPFTYPPPELPSNTCTSYGVARCHLSTNRSLLATADAVVFHHRELRDGRIRLPLAERPRGQPWVWASMESPSNSHGVSDFRGIFNWVLSYRRDSDIFVPYGRLEPREGPAPPLPPKDRVAAWVVSNFRERQRRVQLYRQLAPHLQVDVFGRANRRPLCASCLLPTVSRYRFYLSFENSQHRDYITEKLWRNALAAGAVPVVLGPPRATYEAFVLPDAFVHVDDFGSARELAAFLTGMNESSYRRYFAWRDRLRVRLVEDWRERFCAICARYPHLPRSQVYQDLQGWFQS; translated from the coding sequence ATGGCGGTGAGTGTCTGGTCCTTAGGGAACCCCGAGCTGGGAGGATGGGGCCTGTGGTTGAGCCCGATGAGACAGCCTCTCTTCGCATGGCACGGCCCCACCCAGAGGCTTCGGGCCTTGGTGAGCCTGGCCGGGGTGGCCCTGCTCATGGCCCTTTGGCTCCTGTGGCTATTCCAATCCTCCCCTGGGGGAGCCCCGATGCCCCAGCCCACACTCACCATCCTCATCTGGCACTGGCCCTTCACCTACCCGCCCCCGGAGCTGCCCAGCAACACCTGTACCAGCTACGGCGTGGCCCGCTGCCACCTGAGCACCAACCGCAGCCTGCTGGCCACCGCCGACGCCGTGGTCTTCCACCACCGCGAGCTACGGGACGGGCGGATCCGCCTGCCCCTGGCCGAACGGCCACGCGGGCAGCCCTGGGTGTGGGCCTCCATGGAGTCACCCAGCAACAGCCATGGCGTCAGTGACTTCCGCGGCATCTTCAACTGGGTGCTGAGTTACCGGCGTGACTCTGACATCTTTGTGCCCTACGGGCGGCTGGAGCCCCGAGAGGGGCCCGCGCCACCCCTGCCGCCCAAGGACAGGGTGGCTGCCTGGGTGGTCAGCAACTTCCGGGAGCGGCAGCGGCGCGTGCAGCTGTATCGGCAGCTGGCGCCTCACCTGCAAGTGGACGTGTTTGGCCGCGCCAACAGGCGACCGCTGTGCGCCAGCTGCCTGCTGCCCACGGTGTCGCGGTACCGCTTCTACCTGTCCTTCGAGAACTCCCAGCACCGGGACTACATCACAGAGAAGTTGTGGCGCAACGCGCTGGCGGCTGGGGCCGTGCCCGTGGTGCTGGGGCCCCCGAGGGCCACCTATGAGGCCTTCGTGCTGCCAGATGCCTTCGTGCACGTGGACGACTTCGGCTCGGCCCGCGAGCTGGCCGCCTTCCTCACCGGCATGAACGAGAGCTCCTATCGGCGCTACTTTGCCTGGCGAGACCGGCTCCGCGTGCGGCTGGTCGAAGACTGGCGGGAGCGCTTCTGCGCCATCTGTGCCCGTTACCCCCATCTGCCCCGCAGCCAGGTCTACCAGGACCTCCAGGGCTGGTTCCAGTCCTGA